In Quercus robur chromosome 11, dhQueRobu3.1, whole genome shotgun sequence, the following proteins share a genomic window:
- the LOC126705581 gene encoding LOW QUALITY PROTEIN: 3-oxoacyl-[acyl-carrier-protein] synthase II, chloroplastic-like (The sequence of the model RefSeq protein was modified relative to this genomic sequence to represent the inferred CDS: inserted 2 bases in 1 codon), producing MSVTSPLCTWLVAACMSVAGKWGRWKRVFLYKCSSELQSQGDLISXGSSFQGLMTSCLASFSSLFGSSNVRVPSNRRHTRFNRAVHSGEAMAVAVQPSKEVATKKKPVTKQRRVVVTGMGMVTPLGHDPDVFYNNLLEGVSGVSEIEAFDCAQFPTRIAGEIKSFSTDGWVAPKLSKRMDKFMLYLLTAGKKALADGGITEDVMNELDKARCGVLIGSAMGGMKVFNDAIEALRISYKKMNPFCAPFATTNMGSAMLAMDLGWMGPNYSISTACATSNFCIMNAANHIIRGEADVMLSGGSDAMIIPIGLGGLVACRALSQRNNDPTKASRPWDSNRDGFVLGEGAGVLLLEELEHAKRRGANIYAEFLGGSFTCDAYHVTEPHPDGAGVILCIEKALAQSGVSREDVNYINAHATSTPAGDLKEYQALLQCFGQNPELRVNSTKSMIGHLLGAAGAVEAVAAIQAIRTGWVHPNVNLENPDEGVDKNVLVGPKKERLNIKAALSNSFGFGGHNSSIIFAPYK from the exons ATGTCGGTCACATCTCCGCTGTGCACGTGGCTTGTGGCTGCTTGCATGTCGGTCGCCGGCAAATGGGGTCGGTGGAAGAGGGTGTTCTTGTATAAATGTAGCTCCGAATTGCAGAGCCAGGGGGACTTGATTTC TGGATCCAGTTTTCAGGGCCTCATGACTTCTTGCCTCGcttccttttcctctctcttcgGATCCAGCAATGTTCGTGTTCCTTCAAATCGGAGACACACCCGTTTCAATCGAGCCGTCCATTCAG GGGAAGCTATGGCTGTTGCTGTGCAACCTTCCAAGGAAGTCgcaacaaaaaagaaaccagTCACAAAGCAAAGGCGAGTAGTTGTGACAGGGATGGGTATGGTGACCCCACTTGGTCATGATCCAGATGTCTTCTACAATAATTTGCTTGAGGGTGTCAGTGGCGTAAGTGAGATAGAGGCTTTTGATTGTGCCCAATTTCCAACG AGAATTGCTGGAGAGATCAAGTCTTTTTCAACTGATGGATGGGTTGCACCAAAACTTTCCAAGAGGATGGACAAATTTATGCTTTACTTGCTTACTGCTGGGAAAAAAGCCTTGGCAGATGGTGGAATTACAGAAGATGTAATGAATGAATTAGATAAAGCGAGATGTGGAGTTTTGATTGGCTCAGCAATGGGTGGCATGAAG GTTTTTAATGATGCGATTGAAGCATTAAGGATCTCATACAAGAAGATGAATCCTTTCTGCGCACCATTTGCAACTACAAATATGGGTTCTGCCATGCTTGCAATGGATCTG GGATGGATGGGGCCAAACTATTCTATCTCTACTGCTTGTGCTACAAGCAATTTTTGCATAATGAATGCAGCAAACCATATCATTAGAGGTGAAGCT GATGTGATGCTTTCTGGTGGCTCAGATGCAATGATTATACCTATTG GCTTGGGAGGTTTAGTGGCATGCAGAGCACTTTCCCAGAGGAACAATGATCCCACAAAAGCATCGCGCCCTTGGGACAGT AATCGTGATggatttgttttgggtgaaGGAGCCGGGGTTTTGCTCTTAGAAGAATTAGAGCATGCTAAG AGGAGAGGTGCAAATATCTATGCAGAATTTCTTGGTGGAAGCTTCACTTGTGATGCTTATCACGTGACTGAACCACATCCTGATG GGGCTGGCGTTATCCTTTGCATAGAAAAGGCATTAGCTCAGTCTGGGGTATCTAGGGAAGATGTGAATTACATAAATGCACATGCTACATCCACACCAGCTGGAGACCTAAAAGAGTATCAAGCACTTCTTCAATGTTTTGGCCAGAATCCTGAG TTAAGAGTGAATTCTACAAAATCTATGATTGGTCACCTATTAGGGGCAGCTGGTGCGGTGGAAGCTGTTGCAGCGATACAG GCAATACGAACAGGGTGGGTTCATCCTAATGTCAACTTGGAAAACCCAGATGAAGGGGTG GATAAAAATGTGCTGGTGGGCCCAAAGAAAGAGAGACTGAACATTAAGGCAGCGTTGTCTAATTCATTTGGGTTTGGTGGTCACAATTCATCAATCATATTTGCTCCTTACAAGTGA